The DNA segment GCTTACTATCCCTATCTGCCTCCTTAATGATTCGAGCGTAACATCCCTTATATCTATCCCATCTATCAGTATCTGCCCTTCATGCACATCATAAAAACGGGGGACAAGGTCCATCAGGGTGCTTTTACCTGCCCCTGTTGACCCTACAAAGGCTACCATTTCACCGGCATTGACCCTGAATGAAACGTTTTTAAGTATTGGTTTACTGTTTTTATATGAAAAGCATACATCCTTGAATTCAATGGAGCTGTTATGCCTTGGTAGAATAACAGCGTCTTCCTTTTCAGCAATCTCAGGCATTGTATTGATGATGCCAAATACCCTTTCAGTCGCCCCCTGAAGGGTTTTTATTTCATTACTGACTTTAGAAAGGTTTTTTACAGGTGAGTAAGCCCTTGAGATTGCAAAAAAAAGTGCCACCAGTTCGCCAAGGGTAAGATTATAATATGTTTTACCTGCGATCAATATTACCGGCAATGCTGTAAAGGCGATGGCGTCCATAACGGGGCCTATTCCTCTTACCCATCGGTTCCAGTGCATGGTTTTTTTATACAAGAAATCTGTAAGTATTTTAAATTTGCCTGAATGGTTTTCAAATGTGCAGAAACCCTGAACGACCTTCAGACAAAGCAGTGTCTCCTGATATGCTGATGTAACCTTTGCTGTAGCATCCTGAACCCTTGAAGAGTGTTTTTTGACCTTGATTCCGAATAACCGGGTTACCCCGATTATCAAAGGGGTGACAATCATTACTATAAGGGTCAGTTTGTAGTTTATTTTTAAGGCGGACAGTAATAAAAACAGGGCAGTCAGCGGGTACTGAACAAAACCGATGATGATATTTGATATGGATGCCTGCATAAGGGTCAGATCTGCTGTTGATCTGGAGATAAGTTCCCCGATCTTGTATTCATGGTAAAAACCCAGGTGTAGATTAGTGAATTTTTTATAGAGATCTATCCTGATATCATTTATTGCCCTGTTGGTGAAGGCTGCTGCCGTTAGTTCACTAAGATACAGGGTAAATGACCTTACAATAACAGAAATGAAAATAAGAAAAGAGAGAAGGATCAGGAGTGAATTAGATGTCTTACCTTCAATAATCTCAATTTTTTCAAGTTTGATTGGGAATGATGAATCTTTATCCCATACAGGCAGTTTTAAAGTAAATGGAACCGGCTCATTATCCTTGGGTGTATCCCTGGTTACATCCTTAGACATATCCATGCTCAAATTATCTATAAAAGAGGGGAGTATCTCTGTGGGTGCAGCAGACAATATAGCCGCAATACATGCAGGTAAAATAGCGCATAACATAAGCAACTTATATTTCCTAACATATCCTGCAATCTCTTTACCAAGTAATCTATCGAGCATAATATGGTGATTCTCCT comes from the Desulfatiglans sp. genome and includes:
- a CDS encoding ABC transporter ATP-binding protein; amino-acid sequence: MLDRLLGKEIAGYVRKYKLLMLCAILPACIAAILSAAPTEILPSFIDNLSMDMSKDVTRDTPKDNEPVPFTLKLPVWDKDSSFPIKLEKIEIIEGKTSNSLLILLSFLIFISVIVRSFTLYLSELTAAAFTNRAINDIRIDLYKKFTNLHLGFYHEYKIGELISRSTADLTLMQASISNIIIGFVQYPLTALFLLLSALKINYKLTLIVMIVTPLIIGVTRLFGIKVKKHSSRVQDATAKVTSAYQETLLCLKVVQGFCTFENHSGKFKILTDFLYKKTMHWNRWVRGIGPVMDAIAFTALPVILIAGKTYYNLTLGELVALFFAISRAYSPVKNLSKVSNEIKTLQGATERVFGIINTMPEIAEKEDAVILPRHNSSIEFKDVCFSYKNSKPILKNVSFRVNAGEMVAFVGSTGAGKSTLMDLVPRFYDVHEGQILIDGIDIRDVTLESLRRQIGIVSQEVLLFHDSIQNNINCTGSSADKNSIIAAATSAHAHNFIMDQPKQYETIVGDRGSLLSGGQKQRISIARAILVNPSILLLDEVASALDAESEELIQKSIESLKGRCTIFAIAHRLSTIRNADRIFVLENGEIVESGTHKELMDKNGRFRQLYDMQFHA